A part of Dreissena polymorpha isolate Duluth1 chromosome 13, UMN_Dpol_1.0, whole genome shotgun sequence genomic DNA contains:
- the LOC127855300 gene encoding uncharacterized protein LOC127855300 — protein sequence MDLFRCYRIGLLICGVLLCFADATKTKYGEAVRKLLEENGYKGGASGVLVGNRLAFVEGFIEDHALGVTGHFKHARKALPASGISKILTALTVLNLIEEGKLSGNNMVFAADGVLADLVEKRDNVKDKRMFDITVDDLLRHAGGWDADISKIADPVFNDYLADGNHHLINIAKELKLKTQLTPNDIIKFMLTQPLDFEPGTKSITSNFGYMVLGRVIEKVTKEHYESAVKDDVLVNCGMWHTTLGSHEKVDIGKERKAGEILAELRDKYQVIGEYYAHVTPHIVDASLGWFTNAFDVMRLAQCIDGSAEYRLLNDTTMELALRPPRKARDSETTWQGAGFMVHKDGAIWVGEETHAPDVVFVHKNLKRYQQKSAYTGTENDPVAWTILFEGKPTINAPLKQLTKVMVEAEAHWPTVNSFVDDLHDKLLTLGTSTKLIKLKVEEHRANQFLIALKRAQFNVIWINAYTNDDSTFITVIAEQDPKASRECVALAGLPLNKLVERKMELQEEGYNITFIQNYKSFSHKDKFVFIGVFHKGAFRNDSHILYGIQHFDRPYQTLLQLYEEKGYKPLVQSLEYNRDDALLTFILEADDGDEKNQQEIYSSEIDLDESKLDRYVRKYARQQRRLIYLDASNHRGKPKFSALFKKTQMSKWLFSLGLTPEEILMTVEAKQSEGYLPSIIVGYSQNQKDEPKFAIYLEKPGDSKKFF from the coding sequence ACGCAACCAAGACCAAGTATGGGGAGGCCGTCCGGAAGTTGCTTGAGGAGAACGGGTACAAGGGGGGAGCCAGCGGAGTCCTTGTCGGCAACCGGCTAGCCTTCGTCGAAGGCTTCATCGAGGACCATGCCCTAGGGGTCACGGGTCACTTCAAGCATGCTCGCAAGGCACTCCCGGCGTCGGGTATCTCCAAGATTCTCACGGCGCTGACAGTACTGAATTTAATCGAGGAAGGAAAACTGAGTGGGAACAACATGGTTTTTGCTGCGGATGGCGTACTAGCGGACCTTGTTGAGAAAAGGGATAATGTAAAAGACAAGCGGATGTTTGATATCACCGTAGACGATCTGCTAAGACACGCGGGAGGCTGGGACGCCGATATCTCGAAGATCGCAGATCCGGTCTTCAATGATTACCTCGCTGATGGGAACCACCACCTGATCAACATAGCAAAGGAACTGAAACTGAAAACCCAGCTGACACCAAATGACATCATCAAGTTTATGTTGACGCAGCCACTAGATTTTGAGCCTGGAACCAAATCCATCACATCAAACTTCGGTTATATGGTACTGGGTCGGGTGATTGAAAAGGTCACCAAGGAACATTACGAAAGCGCTGTAAAAGACGATGTTCTTGTCAACTGTGGCATGTGGCACACAACACTCGGCTCGCACGAGAAAGTGGACATTGGGAAGGAACGAAAAGCGGGAGAGATTCTTGCCGAACTTCGTGATAAGTACCAGGTAATTGGTGAATACTACGCACACGTTACACCGCACATAGTGGACGCAAGTCTTGGATGGTTTACGAACGCGTTTGACGTCATGCGACTCGCTCAGTGCATAGACGGCAGCGCCGAGTACCGATTACTCAACGACACCACAATGGAGCTGGCGCTGCGACCACCACGAAAGGCGCGCGACAGCGAAACCACGTGGCAAGGTGCCGGCTTCATGGTTCACAAGGACGGCGCAATCTGGGTCGGCGAGGAGACGCATGCACCGGACGTAGTCTTCGTGCACAAGAACCTGAAACGGTACCAACAGAAGAGCGCGTATACTGGCACTGAGAACGACCCCGTTGCCTGGACAATACTTTTTGAAGGCAAGCCAACAATCAACGCTCCGCTCAAGCAGCTAACAAAAGTCATGGTGGAGGCGGAAGCCCACTGGCCCACCGTCAATTCGTTCGTGGACGACCTACATGATAAGCTTCTAACGCTTGGGACCAGCACTAAACTCATCAAACTGAAAGTAGAAGAGCACCGCGCGAACCAATTCCTTATTGCTCTGAAGCGAGCGCAGTTTAACGTCATCTGGATCAACGCCTACACGAATGACGACAGCACATTTATCACCGTGATCGCGGAACAGGACCCAAAGGCAAGTCGAGAATGTGTAGCCTTGGCTGGTCTGCCTCTGAACAAGCTCGTGGAGCGAAAAATGGAATTGCAAGAAGAGGGATACAACATTACCTTCATTCAGAATTACAAGAGTTTCTCGCACAAAGATAAATTCGTTTTCATCGGCGTGTTCCACAAGGGAGCGTTCCGCAACGACAGTCACATTCTTTACGGTATCCAGCACTTCGACCGTCCCTACCAGACGTTGTTACAGCTGTATGAGGAGAAGGGCTACAAACCACTAGTACAGTCTCTCGAGTACAATCGGGACGACGCGCTGTTAACATTCATTCTGGAGGCCGATGACGGTGACGAGAAGAATCAACAGGAGATCTACTCGTCCGAAATAGACCTGGACGAGTCCAAGCTGGATAGGTACGTCCGAAAGTACGCGCGCCAGCAGCGCCGCCTGATCTACCTTGACGCCTCGAACCACCGGGGCAAGCCGAAGTTCTCCGCACTGTTCAAAAAGACCCAGATGTCGAAGTGGCTGTTCTCGCTTGGTCTCACGCCGGAGGAGATTCTGATGACGGTCGAGGCGAAGCAGAGCGAGGGTTACCTCCCCTCCATCATCGTGGGCTACAGTCAGAACCAGAAGGACGAGCCCAAGTTTGCAATTTACCTGGAAAAACCGGGAGATTCGAAGAAATTCTTTTAA